caacgacataatgcaagcatggaagccattgccatcggtaaaaaaaaaaacggcgcaggactgtacttacggccgcacaaggcaggtcgaggcatgagaaaaaaacgtgtaaagagaaaatcctaagttccctaccgaaacgaccgctcaccaacgtagatttaataaagtacgcacgcaaacttaaaataccaaatttccgcggcgtgtttatgcgagacactttgcccagcaagccaaagacacgtgagtgcgccataattaatttagacacgtcgacgggtcgcggcacgcactgggtggcctatgtaaagacgggaaaaaaagcaacttactacgacagtttcggtaatctacgccctccgcccgaacttaggcggtacctgggtcggaccactacgttgttttacaattacgaaacggaacagaggcctaatcaaacaaattgcggacacttgtgcttgagattcctaagtataaaataaatgaacagtagcgaaaatcaatcagtcatgtccgtaacactcatattgacaggtcgtagctcgcagctacgagccacattctacccgcctctggatttagtcgGGGAATGGTGTATcgggctcgtagattttcaaacttataatgccatacctaatatcgacgaggaaaactgcaaaatgtgcttcttgaaaagtgatggaacaacagctcgggaagttgccatacctaccggcgcatacgagttgagcgatattacaaattacatcaagcaagccctgtctccaaacacaattttcgaattgcgagataatccaaacacgctacagtgcgaactttactgcagtgaaaatgtcgactttacgaaacctggcaccataggtacaatgctcggattcgaaccgaaaatatacgcagccaagaccttgcacgtctccacgcgacctgtaaatatcatgtcgacaaatgtaatacgcataaactgtaatttggcaagtggaacgtacctcgacggaaaactaaacaacatggtacacgagttttcgccaacggtttcgcccggatataaactggtcgaagtaccgcaaagtatcatttacgcccctgtgctcgccaaaacagtacacgaagtggtagtggacattgtcgatcaaaacgataaactagtaaattttcgaaacgaagaaattacactacgtttacacttgaagcgatgggactgattttcaagacctataaatcaaagaagcgacacgaacccaggaccagtctgttgcgaggccgcggcgcgttaacacctcttaacgttaagtatctccgcagtttaggctacaaagttcacaagcatggaagattatttaaacgtgtcagaaaaagctcagtttagcgacgatgtaaataaatttgaatatcactgctacgcaccctacctccaagggccgtacatgcccggtagggaaatacgcatcccggtacagaaacaagatgtatatactctaccctgccaatcgtttattcgtataagaggcacgttGACAAAAGCGGacggaacacatcccacaactgcatatttcggtcgaaacggaatattacatttattcgaacgagttattttcgaattgaataatattgcgatcgatgaatcgtgggacttgggcattaccgccacgatgaaaaattacctgtctctaacaccgaacgacctgagcgcgaccaaaatcgcagggtttggaatggaacccgattacaaaattcccatctacgaatctggaaaattcgaagttagcataccgctttcgatgcttctcggcttcgcggaggattacaagaaaatattaattcaagcccgccaagaactcgtgttaattctagcgacaacgcacctgaatgccgtcgtgggagcacccgggaacgacccccagccggtcgcagtcaccgtcacgagcaccgagtggtttgttccgcacataaccgtcagcacgaaagaaagagtcagacttttaagttacgtcaaaaaggacaagacggtcgaaattgcgttcaggagctggaatctcgtaacgtgccccttactgacccagaatagacgcaatcactgggtcgtcaagacgtcgagcagtacggaaaaacctagatatataatattagctttgcagacagacagacaaatgaacttgaaagccgacaggtcggtgtttgaccactgttttatggaaaatgtaaaattatttttaaacagcgaaagttacccgtacgtggacatgaacattgattttgaaaatggtggtatttccttgccgtatcacatgtacacgcagttccaatcttcgtaccacggacgagaatcgcacccgattctgagtccagacacctataaaacattagctccgctaatcgtatttgacgtgagcaaacaagacgaatcgattcgcagttctatgattgattgtcgattggaaatttccacgaaagatgacgtaccgccactcacaacggcgtactgtctaatcctacacgacagagtaattaattacgacgcgttttcaggtctcgtgaaaatattgaactagatataaatacgtcTGCATGTACCATCCCATCATCAGTCGGTTTCagaatgtactgcaacctgcaaggtttccagagtcaaaatgggttcgtgctcaaggaaattgccgtcactcacgacggccggactcgaacccacagcttccgacccccgtatccgtggaaactactagacgaaaaaagtaaacggtcgaacgaatggctatgtaaatattatcacggactagagtgggacgaaggaaaaattccgtaccatcaagtgaaaaacacacttcaagatttactactgcaaaatccgcgtggcataatatacgttgccggacctgaacagaagaaatggctacgagaactgtgtgacgacgacgcagctgaaatcgtagatatacagaccgactacggctgtccttccctgcgcaaactctgttcaatgtacgaagccaagcatccaaacgacaagtttgaacgtgtctgtgcctgtacaaactcgcagctaatgcagaaatggcacgcgcagcagtgcgaataactttttttttaaatattggcaaacccgattttttttatttgtcaaatattggcacacctgaatttaatttttttactataaatagctcgaaaaccgtgctctatcaatcagttgacgttcggacacgatgacgacgtttaacccggaaaccgagtacctgagtgcgaaaccagactacagctgtattgaatacagtttcctggacgaagaagaaaatttacgcacgtatacggaaatatgttacggtgaagtattacatttcctaatggctcattcgccacgcagttatgagccatcccaacaacaaataaactgttgcggagcggaaaagtgcgtcgtgtttaacctcagaccaacatccgttcttccatgcaccaaggaagaaattctcggtacaactctacacgcatccgactgcacgccagaagactgtagcggtatcgaccccggcaccccgggctgcagtgagcagtccaaacccgaggtttcgaagcgcagcgacctgtccaaactcgtcgcttcgaagcgcagcgacctgtccagacctgaactcaagactaggactcgacgtcgaccctctcccagactcgaaccggCAACCCGTCGCCGCAGCATCAAGAGACATGGATTGAGCGTCGatacgccgcagatctacagtgataatgctacggacttttacgaatttgattctgtaaaaaccattcgtaccgccctgtgttctgtactctctgccttgctagatgttttgaagtaataaaaaataatgtaaaactattgtaatgactttttatttatttccccttccgtttaaaaaaataataatttgatattgAAAAGGtaatcgtaaaattaaaaaaaaacaaatgataattttacagccagttatgtaaatatgaaagtgatgaaaataacaTATTCTATAAAGattcataatatatataaattttcaataagttgGTAATTATTTCGTCTGGAGCATGGCGATTCACGTGGTGAATCTTCCAGCCGCCAGGAGCTGAGTGAATCTGATTGGCTAGTGAATACCCCCACCAAACAGTCAAcatttccttccccccccccctccttattcctgcaacattcgctcctcccacttttCCCTCATCCCTTCCCCTGATTGCAAAAAATCGTCCTGGCCATGCTGCAGTTTTCGCAGGGCCTGATTGGCTAGAGTCTGTGACCaaggggggaatttacctataaattgccgtgtgagacgtcgggggcttcatagtacgtgacgtggtgataacacccgagcgagcgcgcacggctgacgcgacacccgccggctccccggccagccggccggcagagagagagtagaaataataataataataataataaagaagcaAGGCGTACGCACGAGGAGTAGTAACCAtctgttttccaaaaatttttaagaaattttgagtgtgtttattttttttacgtctaAGATTGGTACTGTTTAGATGATGTGTGCGAGTGGAACTGGTTTAGATGTTACGTCTGCGCTAGGTTCAGTAGTAATATTTTACAGTCgcgattattacaattttttttctagtcgaaattattagagtcatcagttgcagtatatttcatcttgaaataatatttttttcccccggggCACGAAATGTTAGTTCTTATTCATGCATGAACGTCTTAGCTTGCGACAAGATGGATGTCGTGTACACCCGTGTCCTACCGGCGGGGCAGCGCGCAGAGCGTGCCCTCCCCCCTCCATACTTCACCACTCCACCCGTGGTGCACGGAGCGATGTTTCCGCCGTGCCGTGCGGCTGACGTCTGGCTAGTTACCGCGCACCGCCGCATGGAGCGCTCAAGTCGTCCTGCCTGCCCCCTCGCCTGGTCCAAATAAATAACAGATGCACGCGCacttgctatcataatcaaatagaaaaataattttgtttcataatcaaatagaaaaaaaaatattttgtttcataaaaaaaatagaaatttgttatacttaataaaatacagattatCTAATCACAATTAAATAcagaaatatacaaaaaaaaaaacgagtacatttcgtaaaaaatattgtgtgtgttgcaggtattcagtgcttctccttgcgtcgagctactccccagtgtgatccgcttggagaacgcctgtctgccctctggagttccgtgcggttctgccacgtttccggtcagtacataaaacatagtaattttgacgtcagtgtctttgcgctgtcttgaaaaaaaaatttcgagtgcTAAGCCAGGTGGTCTCTTTTCTATGTTTAAGGTTCCTGTGTGCTGTACGgcgttccagccctcctcgttgtgcgtgcgtgcagtacacacagagtcgttcctgtgttcttctggtgagttgaatttaattattttatgcgtGTGTGCTTGTTTCTGATgttttgtgtgtgcgtgtgtgtttgtaCGTGCGTGTAATtgtctttatgcaagtgtattttgtttgtgtgtaggtgtgGTTGTAATTATGCACGTGTATTTGTTTGTGTGCGctcgtggttgtatttatgcacgtttatttgtgtgtgtgtatgtgtgtgtgcgctcgtggttgtatttatgcacgtttatttgtgtgtgtgtgtgtagttgtgtgtgataattatgatgttcttgttgctataattttccgcccgtgttacagacttcatcatgaagaggaccgcgtctggtgctcccgtggcagccggccagccctcaacatcgggagccctccagccctcgacatcgggagccgtccagccctcgacatcggggccagcacaggtatgtgcaccgtcaccagggaatgggtgtgcgTACTGTGGCAAATTGTTTTCCGCTAGCCGTAGTGCCAGACGGCATGAGCGCATCTGCGCAGCTAATCCTGGCTGTAATACAGCAAGCCAATGTCATATCTGCGGTATGACAATAAGCCGCAAGGACAGTTTGGCCCGCCATATGAGAACGTGTGAGGGCACCGTCGAGCACAGCACAGGCTCGAGGTGCATTCACTGCGGGCAGCAATTTGAACATAGTCACCATGCCAGACGCCACGAGAAGAGTCAGTGCTCATTCAACCCTGAGCGCATATCATTTACATGCACTACATGCCAGGGCGAATTCACACGTAAAGATACGCTGTTTGTGCACATCAAGACGTGCAAGGGCCTGGCTCCCAAGAGACGGTGCGTAGACGTGACCTccggcctgcaacagcccggccccagcactcgtccgcaatacgtggcgagtgtgcccgaccaggcacagcgagacttggaggcgcaagcgccaGACCAGGCTCAGGTTGACTTGGAGGCAGGCGGTACCGGGTTCGTTGAGGCGGAGAGTGCGTTCCGCCGCAACCTAAAGACCTTAGTGGCAGTCAACAATGGTGCGACCAAAGATATTTGCACGTACCTGggcgaaatgaaaaataatttgatcAATCGCATTTCCCAGGAAGTACGTGAAAATGGCCCAGTTAAGTTCAATGTATGGCTTGAATGCGATTATGCCAAGCccgctcccttcgatgaaggtgtCGACAAGAGGGCGTTCAAGACGAAGAATGTACCCATCTACGAAGAGAGCGACATTGAAGAGGCAGTAACGGAATGCATTGAGAAAATATGTAGGGAGGAAGACGAATACGTCAGTAAAGGCTCGGGGTGGACTCTGTCTGCAGTAAAGAAAATTCAGCTCCGCTTCAACAAGTTAGTACCACTGcgagtctcctcctacattgatCTGCCTGCTGTCATCAAGAACCGTGAAGCATGCATAAACCCTAAGAACCTGGAAGACAacgagtgcttcaagtgggccatactggcgcggtacgtggagggggtGAGTCCTCAACGTGTGGACAAGCGCTACCACGACCTGgagggaaaatttgatttttcaggattggagttccctacccccctccaccaaatcaagaTCTTCGAGAGGAACAACAAAGAAGTGTCTGTCAACGTCTACAACATTGACGAGAACgacaagatcgcgccagtgcgtgtggggaaggaggaaaagcaacatcatttcgacctcctgCTTCTGTCGAACGAAGATAGTAACTCTCATTTCTGCTATATTAAGAACTTCTCAAGACTCGTCCGACCTCAGATCACTGCCCACACAGAAAAGATTCATGTCTGCAAGAGATGCTTCACGTACTATCACGATTTGCCACGTGAATCAggactgtcagggcagcagtgtctcgacgcgcacagaaagttctgcaacacccatgctcccgtgcgcgtcgagatgcctaaagctgacaagaacgGCCAGCCCCCAGTCCTGGAGTTTAAAAATTACCACCACATGACAAAGATGCCCATCGTCGTTTATGCGGATTTTGAAGCCCTGCTAGTACCCATCCCatcatgccagccggacccccagcaaTCGAGCACACAGGCCTACCAGAAGCACGAAGCCTTTAGTTATTGCATATATGTAAAGGTAGATACTGATGTGATCCCAGCCACACTCACCGCCTCGCTGCCACAAGAGCCGATGCTATACAGGGGGCCCGATGATGAAGAAAAATTCGTGGAGGACATAGTCGATATTGGGAATCGGGTGAAGGAAATATACCAGACCAGCCTGCCCATGACGCCGCTGACGGCTCAAGAGTATGCCAGATTCGCCGCAGCCCAACAGTGCTGCTACTGTAATACAGTATTTACCATGGAAAATTATAAAGTCaaggaccacgaccacttcagtggaaagtaccttggtgccgcctgcaacagctgcaatcttctgcgcaggcggcccaagaagcttgttgtgtacttccacaacctcagctacgacgagaagtttatcatcaagaaactgggctacgacaacaaggaaatattcataatcccccacacgcaggaaaaaatgataacattttcgaaaagtctgggcaacaaattctccgtacagtttatcgacactttcaggttcatggcacgaagtttggcgtcccttgcATCGTATCTGCCAGCCGACAAATTCAAAGAGACTTCGAAATATTTCACACCAGAAGAAATGTCCCTCGTCACGAGAAAGGGTATATTCCCCTATgattatgtttccagctgggagaaactggacgagccacaactgcctgcaaaggaagaattttataatatgttaaaTGACAGCCATATAAGCGATGCAGAATACAGTCATGCGCAGGCAGTGTGGAACAAGTTCGGCTGTGTGACCCTGGGCGAGTACAGCGACGTATATTTAAAGACGGACGTTCTGCTTCTTGCAGACGTTTTCGAGAACTTTCGTCAGCTCTGTCTCGACACGTACGGGCTtgactgcagccactacgtcagctccccagggttcacgttcgacgccatgttgaaacaGACGCAGGTACGACTAGAGCTTATAACCgactatgacatgtatatgttcatcgaggctgggatcaggggtggggtggcacaagtggtcaagcgccactgcaaggccaacaacgtctgccttacccgcacctacgatcccagccagtcGTCGAAGCACATACTCTATCTGGACGCCAACAACCTCTACGGATGGGCCATGTCGCTGCCGCTGCCAGTCAGAAGCTTCAggtgggtgggcgctgatatcgacgtgatgtcgatacctgacgaggggcggatggggtacatcctagaagttgatgtagagtatccgtctgccctccacgaggaacataaggacctgccgttcctgcccgtcagccagtgcccgcccggctcgagACAAACTAAATTAATGACAACTCTCGAGCATAAGGAAAATTACATCATCCATTATAGAAACCTGAAGcaagctctccagcacggactgcaaataaagaaaattcatagagtacttcaatttgagcagcgtgcgtggatgaagtcctatattgaaaaaaatacgatTATGAGACAACATGCTACAAATGATTTCGAGAAGGAATTCTTCAAGCTGGCAAACAATGCATGTTTTGGTAAATTATTAGAACAAAAGAGGAAGAGGCAGCGGATGGAACTCGTATGCAGCGAGAAGAGGCTGCGGAAAGTAGTggcaaagccagcgttccaggacaggACAGTTCTCGATGAAAACTTGGCTCTGATCAAACTCCAGCATGAGAGTATCCTCTTTGACCGCCCTATATATGCGGGGTTCTCGGTCCTGGACTTGTCCAAAACGCTCATGTATAATTTCcactatgatgtgatgaaacagaaatataaggacaacatcacgctggcgtacatggatacggacagtttcatctatgaaatcaagacgcgcaatttctaccaggacctggccgacgactctgcgctcatgagcgtgtttgacacgagcgcgtatcccattggtcacccctgctactcacccaccaataaaaaagtggtgggcaaattcaaggacgagtgcaatggggtgacgatggaggagtttgtcggcctccGAGCAAAGCTATATACATACAGATATGGGGAAACGATTACAAAGAGAGCAAAAGGAATACAAAAGTgcgttgtaaaaaataaaatattatttgaagatTTCCTCGAGGTCCTGGAGGAACACACAACAAAGCGCGCGCAAGTCCGATCCATACGGTCGCACCAAATGACATTATACACAGAATGCTCGAATAAAATATCACTCTCATGGTACGatgataaacgcataatatgcgatgATGGTATACACACATTACCATATGGCTACAatggttaatgttattttaaccatACCGCAGTATTTAtgcaaaaaggtatttttttccttccacgaaAAAAGGAACTGaacaaataacatgaaatgttgaaactggtgtctgtgctcgtacgtttcgcgcAGTGTTCTCTGACGGTGTCCCAGGCTGTTGTGGTAGCCGAGAAGAAGACCCTGACTGGAATCTGTACCGTGATGTACGAGTATGGGACTAGTGTTTGCTacttggtagccacccatgtctctgttgatttggtgtacatagccttcgtcgatggatttttcatcgttggtttcctgagtccgctcgttgtaattatgttgcacccacactctttcgtggtgctttttttggtttgttttttttacacctagatttttggttttctggtgctattttttccttgatttcttgcactccacactgtttcgtggtgcgattcgttttgttcatgcacccacactgtttcgtggtgcttatttggttggttggttgggttggaagtggtggttttatgcacctacgttaatttgtggtgctgtgctctcttggttggttggttgggatggaagtggtggttttatgcacctacgttaatttgtggtgctccgttttttggttggttggttgggttggaagtggtggttttatgcgcctacgatgtttttgtggtgctacattttcttggttggttggttgggatggaagtggtggttttatgcacctacgttgttttgtggtgctgcattttcttggttggttggttgggatggaagtggtggtgttttgcacctacgatgtttttgtggtgctgcgctctcttggttggttggttggttgggatggtggttggttggttttatgcacctacgttaatttgtggtgcttcgttttttggttggttggttgggttggaagtggtggttttatgcgcctacgatgtttttgtggtgctacattttcttggttggttggttgggatggaagtggtggttttatgcacctacgttaatttgtggtgctgtgctctcttggttggttggttgggatggcagtggtggtttatgcacctacgttaatttgtggtgctccgttttttggttggttgggttggaagtggtggttttatgcgcctacgatgtttttgtggtgctacattttcttggttggttggttgggatggaagtggtggtgttttgcacctacgttgtttttgtggtgctgcattttcttggttggttggttgggatggaagtggtggttttatgcgcctacgatgtttttgtggtgctacattttcttggttggttggttgggatggaagtggtggttttatgcacctacgttaatttgtggtgctgcattttcttggttggttggttgggatggaagtggtggtgttttgcacctacgttgtttttgtggtgctgcattttcttggttggttggttgggatggtggttggttggttttaagcatcctcgttgtttgcgatgccgcgttttttggttggttggttggttgggatggcagtggtggtgttttgcatcctcgctGTTTGCGATGccgcgttttttggttggttggttgggatggcagtggtggtgttttgcatcctcgttgtttgtggtgctgcgctctcttggttggttggttgggatggcagtggtggtttatgcacctacgttcatttgtggtgctgcgttttttggttggttggttgggttggaagtggtggtttatgcacctacgttggtttgtgatgcaagaattttttttacactgatgcgtttttttacaccgatacgcttttttacactcatgcgttttacactgatgtgttttACACTGAGGCgctttacactgatgcgttttacactcatgcgttttacactgatgcgtttttttacactcatgcgttttacactcttgcgttttacactgatgcgtttttttacactcatgcgttttacactcttgcgtttttttacaccaatgcttttttacaccaatgtgtttttttatgcatcgatgggctccttacgccgatggtgtcaagccgatgggctcctaacatcgatggtgtcatgatgatggggtcactacgatgggctcctatcatcgatggggtcatgacgttgggctccttacatcggtggtgtcatgtcgatggtgtcaccgctggactgttacgtcgctgggttccacagtcgttgacatgcaagatttcggcgttgtgtgtcaacgctggactgttacgccgctgggttccacattcgttggcatgcaagatttcggcgttgtgtgtaaacgctggactgttacgtcgctgggttccgcagtcgatgacatgcaagatttcggtgttgtgtgtcaacgctggactgttacgtcgctgggttccacagtcgttggcatgcaagatttcggcgttgatacttCGTTGTTACTGGTCAATTTCAGCGTTTGTATGTGACATTTGATAGTTTAAGCACGTGattgtgtcaatgtatcatatgctagttctttctggtaggcttgcatcgttgtaatgggccacggctaaatagagacgttgttcataagtacttgactacatatgtgatgtatattgcatatatggaggcaaggggcttgtgcgtgacctgcctgtttagcggtgtcggtctcaagcccgttccgaacacagagagctgcgatgcaagcttttttTGTTTGGgtactaatattctgtttaagtatttagcaggtgagcagttgctgagatggagGGAGAGAGATTCAGCGTGAGGAAGAGAGGGAGtcggtgagatggagagagacgacGGGGCGAGCGTGGGCTGCTGACAGAaagacctgcgaatctacacacatgcatacatgtcaaataaaatatggatatatatttattgtatatgttaacgaaaatatatctgtaaaatttttgaactttgagttttatttctatactactaatacccttgttttttaaattgctaattttttaatataatttatgctTGGAATTTAATTgctgaaaataatgtaaaatgattattatattttcattttttttcgaaagagtataATTGTTagactttacagaaaaaaatacaatgaaataaaggtGAAATGAAAATAGACAATTACATtggtaatcattttttttatttacataatttcatcaGTCGATGTCATTGGgaacaatatttacaattgcaataaggaataaaaaaaattaaacatcactgtagtaataaggatgctcatagagccacagcttcagtaactggctattacaatgtgcacagtggaaaccattataaaatttatcacacttttcaatttggtttccgtacatctttaacagtttgttgaagccaggacagttgccttgtttacgtaggtcaattacattggcactacacagatcactcacaatacgtttctgttcattaccacggacgtagacagcgtcgtcttccggctcgacgagatcacgtagcacggatgtaagttgtt
The DNA window shown above is from Bacillus rossius redtenbacheri isolate Brsri chromosome 2, Brsri_v3, whole genome shotgun sequence and carries:
- the LOC134528792 gene encoding uncharacterized protein LOC134528792, with the protein product MKRTASGAPVAAGQPSTSGALQPSTSGAVQPSTSGPAQVCAPSPGNGCAYCGKLFSASRSARRHERICAANPGCNTASQCHICGMTISRKDSLARHMRTCEGTVEHSTGSRCIHCGQQFEHSHHARRHEKSQCSFNPERISFTCTTCQGEFTRKDTLFVHIKTCKGLAPKRRCVDVTSGLQQPGPSTRPQYVASVPDQAQRDLEAQAPDQAQVDLEAGGTGFVEAESAFRRNLKTLVAVNNGATKDICTYLGEMKNNLINRISQEVRENGPVKFNVWLECDYAKPAPFDEGVDKRAFKTKNVPIYEESDIEEAVTECIEKICREEDEYVSKGSGWTLSAVKKIQLRFNKLVPLRVSSYIDLPAVIKNREACINPKNLEDNECFKWAILARYVEGVSPQRVDKRYHDLEGKFDFSGLEFPTPLHQIKIFERNNKEVSVNVYNIDENDKIAPVRVGKEEKQHHFDLLLLSNEDSNSHFCYIKNFSRLVRPQITAHTEKIHVCKRCFTYYHDLPRESGLSGQQCLDAHRKFCNTHAPVRVEMPKADKNGQPPVLEFKNYHHMTKMPIVVYADFEALLVPIPSCQPDPQQSSTQAYQKHEAFSYCIYVKVDTDVIPATLTASLPQEPMLYRGPDDEEKFVEDIVDIGNRVKEIYQTSLPMTPLTAQEYARFAAAQQCCYCNTVFTMENYKVKDHDHFSGKYLGAACNSCNLLRRRPKKLVVYFHNLSYDEKFIIKKLGYDNKEIFIIPHTQEKMITFSKSLGNKFSVQFIDTFRFMARSLASLASYLPADKFKETSKYFTPEEMSLVTRKGIFPYDYVSSWEKLDEPQLPAKEEFYNMLNDSHISDAEYSHAQAVWNKFGCVTLGEYSDVYLKTDVLLLADVFENFRQLCLDTYGLDCSHYVSSPGFTFDAMLKQTQVRLELITDYDMYMFIEAGIRGGVAQVVKRHCKANNVCLTRTYDPSQSSKHILYLDANNLYGWAMSLPLPVRSFRWVGADIDVMSIPDEGRMGYILEVDVEYPSALHEEHKDLPFLPVSQCPPGSRQTKLMTTLEHKENYIIHYRNLKQALQHGLQIKKIHRVLQFEQRAWMKSYIEKNTIMRQHATNDFEKEFFKLANNACFGKLLEQKRKRQRMELVCSEKRLRKVVAKPAFQDRTVLDENLALIKLQHESILFDRPIYAGFSVLDLSKTLMYNFHYDVMKQKYKDNITLAYMDTDSFIYEIKTRNFYQDLADDSALMSVFDTSAYPIGHPCYSPTNKKVVGKFKDECNGVTMEEFVGLRAKLYTYRYGETITKRAKGIQKCVVKNKILFEDFLEVLEEHTTKRAQVRSIRSHQMTLYTECSNKISLSWYDDKRIICDDGIHTLPYGYNG